The genomic window TTaagccaaaaaaggaaaaaaagaggaatttACATCAAGTTTTTTTAGCTACATCgtctgaaatacaaatatgcagAATCCAtatcactggaaaaaaaaaaaaaaaatctcaatttgTGTTTCTTCATCTGGGTTTTTGTTTCGTCGTATAAGGAGCTGAAATCGAACTTGGAAGAGGTTTTTCTTTAGTCTTGTTCTCCACACCTTTATCTGAAGGGAACGAAAAACGTGATCTGCCTGAGTGGAGGGGGGGACAGCAGCTGTCTGCGCACACAGCTCCAGCTGCGCATCTCACcggcaggggggtgggaggagggggaggggctggcgcagggagggaggaggggttaAATTATCGTGGGGCGGGGCTCGATGCAGGGCGGGGCTTCGATGCATGGAAGTGAAGTCGTGTAGTAACCTTTGAATGATTAAAGATAAAAAGGGTGAGGAGCTTCAGAAGTTTTGAGAAGGAgcgagagagcgaaagagagtgTAATGTACAATGTCATATATACACTGCAGCCGAGACTGCGTCTAAAGTTGAGAACCAGTCCTAAGAGGTGATGTCTTTAAGGGTCAATTCATACAATCGAGGGTTAAAGAGAAGAGGTCAGGGTGTTGTAGGTCCACAATACTTTGGGGggaaagccttttttttctctcttcaacattaactaaaaacatttttaaaaactacaattcTGCTGCGGAGCCAGCGTTTCTCAGTGTGAAACAGTATTATTACAGTATGGTTACAGTTTTGTTTAAGGTGTACAGTACAGAAAAAAGTCCTACAATCTACTGCACGGGCCTCCCATTTAAAGACATCTGTTCACAGCCGATAACCTGGTTCTTGTAGGGCAGAATATAGAGCATCCAAGTTACAGCAATTATACCACACAAGAGTCCAGAAGTCTGGTTAGCCTCCAAATATGAACCATAAAATTGTATTCTCCgtgcggcccctcccccccccccccacgaggagaggggggggcgcACGTATCCCCCAAACTCACTGTAAACGAGACAGCAACTTTGgttacagtttttgtttttctattttttttgtgttttttttttcattaattttttcatttttattaaaaaagtcCTTCCCGTTAGGCAGCACACTCCCCAAGGCCGGCGCCCCCGATCCGTTCGTCTTTATCCACGCTAGTTTTcaccgttttcttttttccccgcTTCCTTTTCTCGTcgtttgtttttatcattcGTTTttttaaccccctccccccctgttTGTCTTAGATCCATCGCTCCTTCATGAGATCCTTCCTTTAGTGAGAAGCAGGGGCGAAAGGGGGGGTCGGACAGTGGAATCAAGAGGTGttttttgcataaataaaaaaaaaaggacaaaaaacagTCGGTTTTGCTCTTAGCTTCCTCCACTCGCGCGCGACGGCGGGCGCGCAAAGAAaacgggagggggcggggccgggggcggggagggcggggcggcgggcgcGGGAACGGAGAGCGGCCGAGGCGTCCCCCCCGGCTGTCATGACTGGCCGATCAGGTAGAGTACGTCACAGATCACGTGGGACACCAGCGAGTTCATGAGGGGGGACACGGAAATGTCCAGTAGCCGCGACTCGTACAGCGTGAACTCCGAGTGGTTCTCCTCCACCTTGGCCATGGCGTGCAGGGCGCGCGCCGCCCGCCGCATCATGTCCACGCTGGTGGGCTCAAAGTGCGCCTGCAGGTGCAGCAGGGAGCTCTGGCTCTGCTGGAACTGCGTGGCGGCCAGGCTGTCCTCCAGGAAGCCCAGCAGGTTGCCCACGCTGCCCTTCTGCACGGCGATGGCGCGCGCCGCCAGGCTGTCGCCCTGCGCCAGGTTGGCCAGCAGCACCACGGCCATCTCGCGGCACACCGGCACCTTGCGCTCGCCCACCAGCCGCACCAGCGTGCCGTACAGCTTCTCCAGCCGGCTGAAGGGCGGCGTGGCCAGGATGAGGTCCACGTTGTTGTCCTGGATGCTCAGCTTGCTCAGGGTCTCCAGGACCAGTCTCTGGGGCGAGAGCGAGCCGTTGGCCCCCAGCGTGGGGAAGGGGTCCAGGGCCTCGGCGGAGGGGCAGACGGCCCAGTGCAGCAGCCcgtccagcagggggaggcAGATGCTCTCGGGGTAGATGGACAGGTCCAGCTGGCCCGAGATGTTGGCCAGGGTGACCAGGCTGTTCTCGCGCAGGAGCTCCAGGCAGTCCCACCACCACTCGTCCCTGTGGCCGGCCAcgccccgctcctcctcctcctccttctcgtAGGTGAGCGGGGCCTGCTTGCGCTCGGGGTGCCGGTGGTGCAGCAGGATGAGGCGgcccaggagcagcaggaggccCGGGTGCTTGGACATCTCGGGGTCGTTGCCGGGGACGAAGGACAGGCTGCGCACGATGTTGGAGACGCAGACGCAGCGGCGGGCCAGCGCGTCCTGCCAGTCGGACAGCGTGCTGAGCGGCGCCTCGTCCTTGCTGTGCGGCTCGTCCTCCAGGATCTTGATGTTGCGCCGGCTCTGCGCCGCCGGGCCGATGCCGAACAGGAACTTGCCGTTCTCCTGGAAGCCGTCGGCCGCCGAGCCGCGCACCGCCTCCTCGGTGACCGATCCGGGGCGGGCCGACAGCACGTCGTCCACGGTGGCCGTGAGGCCGGCGCCCGCCGCGCCCGTCTCCGGCGGCGGGGGGTCGGGGGCCCGGGGGGcggccttctcctcctcctcctcctcctcctccttcttctcggCGCTGGCGGCGCCGGCCTTCTCGGCGCCTTCCGTCTCGGCCTCGGCGGCGGGGGCCTTCTTCCGGGCGGGTGGGGCGGCGGGCGGCCGCTGGCGGGCCTGCAGCAGGTCGGCCCGGCTCTCGAAGTGGGTCTGGATGTGCTCGGTGGTGTCCCCCCCGCCGATGCTCCAGTGGACCAGGCCGCTGTCGAACTCCTGCGGCCGGCCCAGCTTGCCGGAGCAGCCCACCACGAAGGGGTCCTTCTTCCGCACCACCTTGATGGGGAGCTTGTCGAACTTGCTGGCCTGCTTGGGCTTCTCCTGGGGGGTCCCCGGGTCCTGGGAGGGGCCTGCCGAGCTGGGCTCTGACcccgcctccttctcctcctcctcctcctcctcctcctctttcttcgGCACCGCCTTCTCCTCGCCGCTCTCGCCCTGCGTCTCGTCCCCGCCCTCCTTCTTCACCGCCGTCTGAGGCGCGGTCGCCGGCgtcctctgctgctgctgctgctgctgctcgggGCCCTCGCTCTgatcctcgtcctcctcctcatcctcctcctcgtcctcgtccaTGTCCTCCACCTCCGGCTCGTCCTGCTCGTCCTCGTCCGCCCGGTCCAGGGCGTTGGGGTCCAGCAGGGTCCTCTGGCCGGGGTCGCCCACCTCGTACTCCTTCAGGATGCCGAAGATCTCGATGAGGCAGCGGCGGAAGTACTCCACCACCAGCTCCAGGAAGCCGGGCAGCTGCGGGGCGGAGCCGGGGACAAGCGTCAGCACAACAGACCGGCAGAGTGCatgaaacacagacacgcaaacagggcgacatagctcaggaggtaagattgtctggcagtcggagggttgccggttcaaaccccgccctgggcgtgtcgaagtgtccctgagcaagacacctaacccctaactgctctggcgaatgagaggcatcaattgtaaagcgctttggataaaagcgctatataaatgcagtccatttaacaaacacattcagcaGTGCGCTCACCAGGCCCGCAGAGCCACTCACCTGGCAGAGGCTGAAGGTGGAAATGCTGCTGTCGTCGTACAGCAGGATGTTGATGGTGTCCAGAGCCCAGGTGCTCTCGGCCAGGAGGCCCGACTTCAGCGACATCATCACCCTCCAGGCCTCGGGCGCCCCTGCGGAAACGGGAAGGGAGGGAAAGGCAGCGGCGTTAGCGGCGCGAGGCCTGACAGCGCGTGCCGGCGCGTGACGGTGCGTGGCGGTGTGCGTGACGGTCAGCGCGggtcggcgggggcggggccgtacCGATGTCCTTCATGGTGAGGCGTCGGCGGGGCTTGAGGACGGGCTGGGTGGCCTCCACGGAGCCCGGCGGGAAGGCCACGTCGCGGCGGATGAGCGGCGACTGCACGGGCGCCTGGGCGATGTGCGAGGCCGGCACGGGGGGCCCCGCCTTCTGCATCTTGATGCCCGAGTGCATGTAGGGCGACTTGCTGGGCGACGTGCGGCTCTCCAtggggcggggcatgggggcggggctggacaCCTGCGGAATGTGGTTCTGCATGGACTGCGGGGACTGGTAGCTGGGCTGCAGGGGGCGGGTCATGGGCGGAGCCGGGCCCGCCGGCCCGTAGGGCGGCTGCCGCTGGCCCAGGTGGCCCGGCCACTGGCCCTCGTGGTTCATGCGCTGGTCGGCCGGCATCATCTCCTCGGAGCGGCTCATGCCGTGGTAGCCGGGCCCCTGGGCGGCCACGCCCGGGCCCTGCCTGTTGGGGTAGCCCGGGTAGCCCATCTCGCTGCGGCCCTGCCACATGCCGCCCTGGGGCCCCTCGGGGGCCGACTGCATGGGGCTGCCCATCATCTGCGGGGGCATGGAGGGCTGGGCGTTGTGGCCCCCGGAGCTCTGGGGCCGGTCCCGCCCGAAGGGGAAGGGGAACTGGCCCTGGGGGCCGGCGGGCCGGCGGTCCGAGCTGGGGTAGGCGCCGTACTGGTTGTACATGTCCTGCTGGGCCTGGGGGGCGGTCGGCGGGGGGGCCTGCTGCTGCCCGCTGAAGGGCACGTTGTACATCTCGCCCTCGTGCCGCTTCGCCGGAGGACCGTAGCCGCCATCTACTGGCCGCTTGTagttctgcagagagagagagagagagccccatGCTAGCTTCACAACACCACACTTTAATCATGTGCTAATCGTTATCATCAGATTAGGTAAATCACAGCGGTACATTCAAACATGCTTTACTTTAGTCATTTACAACTACGCTATTTTTGATGACAGtatttgaaagctatttaaGCCCATAGTTGAATCAAAGGTAAAAAACCAGCTGGTCAGATTCATTGGTCGGCTGCTGTGGATACTCACAGACTGTTGTTGTGGGTACATTCCAGACTGCTGATTGGGGTAtgggccaccagggggagctccTTGGCCAGGGTACTGATTACCATAGGAATCGTGCCTGCGAAGACCCAGCATGGGAATATTGGACAGACGCCTAACGACTCGCTCTAATCAGTGAATTCATGCAGTCTCATGGATTAGCCCGGCGAGCGTCTGGATGACACGCTCTCCGCCGGGCGAAGGGAGCGCGGAAAGAACCGCGCCGCGGACGCGGGGAGGGGCGGACGATGCTCGCAGAACCCAGCAGAGCTCTGAGAGGTTACGGGGTGCAAACAGGACGGGGAAAGTCCGGCCCTAAGCCTAAAAGTGAAACCCATTCTAGCGTACCCCGCCCCGCGGGCTCACCTCTGTTGCTGTGGGGGGCAGCGGTTTGGCGAGTACATCCCCGTGTCGGCGCTGGAGGGCATCATGTTGGGCTGCGGCGCTCCGGGGCCCATGGTGCCGTCCGGGCCCATCCCGGGCTCCTGCCTGAGAGGCACACAGTGccgggggaggagggcgggtcAGATGAGCCGATGGCCTGAACGTTCACCCGTGAGGTAGTagccccccattcccccccgcACGGCGCGGCGGCCTTACCTCCGGTCGTAGCCTGGTCCGTAGGGGTACTGCGGCCTCTGTCCGAGCGGCATGGTGCCGATGGCGCCCGGCGGCCCGCGGCTGTACTGGTCCCCCATCCCGCCGCTGGAGCCCTGGCCGGGGGGCATGAACTGCTCCCCCGCTGTGGAGACGAACGCAGGGGTGAGACCTCGCGGCTGACAAGGCCCTGCCCACCAGACCCAGCCCTGCCCACCAGACCCagacccagccccacccaccagaccaggccccacccaccaccccccgccctgTCCACCagacccagccccacccaccacccccagccctgcccaccAGACCtagccccacccaccaccctcAGCCCTGCCCACCAGACCAGGCCCCACCCACCTGGCCCGTCCACACCCACCCAGCAAGCCCGCCCTCCCGCTCACCTTTCCGCATGGCGCTGAAGGGGTCCTTGTTGGGCTCGTAGGGGCCCATGCGCCCCATGGTGTCCGGGGTGCCCATCCCGGGCTGGTAGCCCGAGTTGGGGGTCATGGAGTTCCTCCTGGGGAAGGCGGGGTCACTGCCGTCAGCAAAGGGGTCCTGCAGACTCACCACACTGTtcctgagagaggaggaggagggggtacAACCACATCTCAGTTAAACTACAGCACAGGGCACAGGAACACCAGAGCACAGggcctacagcacagagcttaCAGCACAGGGCTGAACCTGAGGGTCTATAGGATAGGACAGAGTGTCAGAACAGTCAAACAGCAAACAGTCTGGAGcaagatggagggggagagaaagggtggagggaaagagggaaagagaaaaagaaagaagagagagagatgggggagtgcATAAAGGACATACCTGACCCCAGGCATGGGGGGCATCTGGCTGTGTGGGGTGGAagccggggtggggggtttcAGGTCCCCCCCCTCAGCCATGGAGCTGGTGGTGGA from Anguilla anguilla isolate fAngAng1 chromosome 8, fAngAng1.pri, whole genome shotgun sequence includes these protein-coding regions:
- the arid1ab gene encoding AT-rich interactive domain-containing protein 1A; translated protein: MAAQVASAATLNTSPPSELKKPDRDPQEESVPGEKQHENKEPGPESGSPGQKELQDGADVGNAGGGGDPELKNGNGNSSRLNNNNNQNDSGGPEGNNHPGMAHHHPAGFPPPPYGYSQHYSRAPFHQHGGQQSPGMAAAAGPAVQPGSMMDSYQPNSHDHGFPNHQFNNYNPFPNRTPYPGQGYAMNSPRNNQPPAAGGQLGKQQPAGGTTAMAATYNNQRYNMGNPQPTSTPTLNQLLTSPSSTRGYQNYPPNDYNNQEGANKGPADMGSSSQYGGGHPGWQQRTHHPPPMSPGNSGQPLSRNQPSSPMEQMGKMRVPPYGAANPYSQQQQQQQGPPPGGQQGASYPGQGYGPPTPQRYPMGMQGRTAAGMGGIPYSQQMNAYGQQSQASYYSQQAQPPHAGPQASPYPQQAQSQPGGQGPYPQHGQPGGPYPQSQGPQGPPQGQPPYSQSQPPYGQQQVPPPQQQQQQQPQPQPQPQPGSQAQPGPQTQPSYPPTAQGPPQQQQQQQQQAQQQAQQQVQQQQQQQQPPASQQQQQPPQASPQTAAPPPQSQQPQGHAPPPQSQPTPYSQTPPLPQPAQPPQPPQQQQQQQQQSPFQRFPPPPQELSQDSFSSQSSAPPSSQPMASSKSGPEDGLQGRPSSLPDLSGSIDDLPTGTEGALSPGVSTSGVSSSQGEQSNPAQSPFSPHTSPHLPGIRGPSPSPVGSPASVTQSRSGPLSPNAVPGNQMPPRPPSVQSDGVLHTSMSQSAMGQDRVFMRNPQMTPYGSPQPGSALSPRQSSGGQMHAGMGPYQQNNSMGNYGPQAGQYGPQGYPRQPSYSSMPNASYPGPGMAGAMNPMSGQAGGPPYSGMPPGRMGPGQMGARPYGPNMGPNMGPNMGPNMGNMPPQVGSGMCPPPGSMSRKAQEAAAAAMQHASTNSMHSRPPGYPMAQGMMGAGAPYAPTMNSMPGMMTPQGGPYPMANNTAGMCPGPEFAQDVKLNLAQKMNNKTDGTPKPESKKKSNSSTTTNEKITRLYELGPEPERKMWVDRYLAFAEEKAMGMTNLPAVGRKPLDLFRLYVSVKEIGGLTQVNKNKKWRELATNLNVGTSSSAASSLKKQYIQCLYAFECKIERGEDPPPDIFTTDAKKNQPKVQPPSPAGSGSLQGPQTPQSTTSSMAEGGDLKPPTPASTPHSQMPPMPGVRNSVVSLQDPFADGSDPAFPRRNSMTPNSGYQPGMGTPDTMGRMGPYEPNKDPFSAMRKAGEQFMPPGQGSSGGMGDQYSRGPPGAIGTMPLGQRPQYPYGPGYDRRQEPGMGPDGTMGPGAPQPNMMPSSADTGMYSPNRCPPQQQRHDSYGNQYPGQGAPPGGPYPNQQSGMYPQQQSNYKRPVDGGYGPPAKRHEGEMYNVPFSGQQQAPPPTAPQAQQDMYNQYGAYPSSDRRPAGPQGQFPFPFGRDRPQSSGGHNAQPSMPPQMMGSPMQSAPEGPQGGMWQGRSEMGYPGYPNRQGPGVAAQGPGYHGMSRSEEMMPADQRMNHEGQWPGHLGQRQPPYGPAGPAPPMTRPLQPSYQSPQSMQNHIPQVSSPAPMPRPMESRTSPSKSPYMHSGIKMQKAGPPVPASHIAQAPVQSPLIRRDVAFPPGSVEATQPVLKPRRRLTMKDIGAPEAWRVMMSLKSGLLAESTWALDTINILLYDDSSISTFSLCQLPGFLELVVEYFRRCLIEIFGILKEYEVGDPGQRTLLDPNALDRADEDEQDEPEVEDMDEDEEEDEEEDEDQSEGPEQQQQQQQRTPATAPQTAVKKEGGDETQGESGEEKAVPKKEEEEEEEEEKEAGSEPSSAGPSQDPGTPQEKPKQASKFDKLPIKVVRKKDPFVVGCSGKLGRPQEFDSGLVHWSIGGGDTTEHIQTHFESRADLLQARQRPPAAPPARKKAPAAEAETEGAEKAGAASAEKKEEEEEEEEKAAPRAPDPPPPETGAAGAGLTATVDDVLSARPGSVTEEAVRGSAADGFQENGKFLFGIGPAAQSRRNIKILEDEPHSKDEAPLSTLSDWQDALARRCVCVSNIVRSLSFVPGNDPEMSKHPGLLLLLGRLILLHHRHPERKQAPLTYEKEEEEERGVAGHRDEWWWDCLELLRENSLVTLANISGQLDLSIYPESICLPLLDGLLHWAVCPSAEALDPFPTLGANGSLSPQRLVLETLSKLSIQDNNVDLILATPPFSRLEKLYGTLVRLVGERKVPVCREMAVVLLANLAQGDSLAARAIAVQKGSVGNLLGFLEDSLAATQFQQSQSSLLHLQAHFEPTSVDMMRRAARALHAMAKVEENHSEFTLYESRLLDISVSPLMNSLVSHVICDVLYLIGQS